Proteins from one Geomonas agri genomic window:
- the merA gene encoding mercury(II) reductase, with translation MSTTGEIVILGSGSTAFAAALRAKERGARSIMIERSVLGGTCINWGCIPSKTLIHCALFRHEAELGERLGLGVRRDGVDYTTLDGHKFAVVQELRQKKYLDVLAQLPELSLIKGKAVFIAPGKVQVEDQVIESDHILIATGGHPRVPKIPGLEHTPHLTSKSALLLKTLPQSLTVIGGGVIALELGQMFHRLGVPVTILENGPRVLPAVEPEPALALQRVLEAEGIRVVVGAAVCSVARDGAGVRVEALIDGEPREFCSQQLLLAVGTAPATEGIGLEQAGVELDPRGFIKVDGEMRTSAPGIWAAGDVTGGMQIATVGAREGIAAVDNMLEAGCHCELDYQSLPMAIFTDPEVAMVGYGEEAARQAGFDVECQCIPASAIPKAHVTGALDGAVKIVADRVTDRILGVHVCLHRGADIINEAALAIRCRMTVTELADTLHVYPSMGEGLRLCAQAFNRDLTQLSCCAE, from the coding sequence ATGAGTACGACAGGGGAGATCGTCATATTAGGATCGGGTTCCACCGCCTTCGCAGCGGCCTTGCGGGCCAAGGAGCGAGGTGCGCGGTCCATCATGATCGAGCGGAGCGTCCTTGGGGGAACCTGCATCAACTGGGGCTGCATCCCGTCCAAGACCCTGATCCACTGCGCCCTGTTCCGGCACGAGGCCGAACTGGGTGAGCGGCTGGGGCTCGGGGTCAGGCGCGACGGCGTCGACTACACCACTTTGGACGGGCACAAGTTCGCGGTGGTACAGGAACTCAGACAGAAGAAATACCTGGACGTGCTGGCGCAGCTCCCTGAACTTTCACTGATCAAGGGGAAGGCGGTCTTCATCGCGCCGGGCAAGGTGCAGGTGGAAGACCAGGTCATCGAAAGCGACCACATCCTGATCGCCACGGGCGGACACCCGCGCGTCCCGAAGATCCCTGGGCTTGAGCACACTCCGCACCTGACCAGCAAGAGCGCCCTCCTGTTGAAGACCCTGCCGCAGTCGCTCACCGTCATCGGCGGCGGCGTCATTGCGCTGGAGCTGGGGCAGATGTTCCACCGGCTCGGGGTCCCGGTTACTATCCTGGAGAACGGCCCCCGTGTGCTTCCGGCTGTGGAACCGGAACCGGCGCTGGCGCTGCAGCGCGTGCTGGAGGCAGAAGGTATTAGGGTGGTGGTGGGTGCTGCCGTTTGCTCGGTGGCACGCGACGGGGCAGGAGTCCGGGTCGAGGCGCTGATTGACGGCGAGCCGCGTGAGTTCTGCTCCCAGCAGCTGCTGCTGGCTGTGGGAACCGCCCCGGCCACCGAGGGGATCGGCCTTGAGCAGGCCGGGGTGGAGTTGGACCCGCGCGGCTTCATCAAGGTGGACGGCGAGATGCGCACCTCGGCGCCGGGTATCTGGGCGGCCGGCGACGTTACCGGCGGTATGCAGATCGCAACGGTTGGGGCGCGCGAGGGGATCGCCGCGGTGGACAATATGCTGGAGGCGGGATGCCACTGCGAGCTTGATTACCAGAGCCTCCCCATGGCCATCTTCACCGACCCCGAGGTGGCCATGGTGGGATACGGCGAGGAAGCGGCCCGGCAGGCCGGCTTCGACGTGGAGTGCCAGTGCATTCCCGCCTCCGCCATCCCCAAGGCTCACGTCACCGGCGCGCTGGACGGCGCGGTGAAGATCGTCGCCGACCGCGTCACCGACCGCATCCTCGGCGTCCACGTCTGCCTGCATCGCGGCGCCGACATCATCAACGAGGCGGCCCTCGCCATCCGCTGCCGCATGACCGTCACGGAGCTCGCCGACACCCTGCACGTCTACCCGTCCATGGGCGAGGGACTGCGCCTGTGCGCCCAGGCCTTCAACCGCGACCTGACCCAACTCTCCTGCTGCGCCGAGTAA
- a CDS encoding YaaR family protein, translated as MRINEKSDSLSIAKKEKGTAPKSVAGTSAPLFAGRLAAIAKSSTEYEGELQRLKDEIDKAGDVLEQEPTIANFKVFRELIGTMARKVSAEAYRIEMLSGGVTGRSHEVISVIDKEADLLYHLVMREQKDHIRIVAQIIKIKGLVVDFLL; from the coding sequence ATGCGTATCAACGAAAAGTCGGATTCCCTCAGCATAGCCAAGAAGGAGAAGGGGACGGCTCCCAAGAGCGTCGCCGGTACCAGCGCACCCCTCTTTGCCGGCCGGCTCGCCGCCATCGCCAAGTCGAGCACCGAGTACGAAGGCGAGCTGCAGCGCTTAAAGGATGAGATCGACAAGGCGGGGGACGTGCTGGAGCAGGAACCGACCATCGCCAACTTCAAGGTCTTCCGCGAGCTGATCGGCACCATGGCCAGGAAGGTCTCCGCCGAGGCCTACCGCATCGAGATGCTGAGCGGCGGGGTAACCGGGCGCAGCCACGAGGTGATCTCCGTCATCGACAAGGAAGCCGATCTCCTCTACCACCTGGTGATGCGGGAGCAGAAAGATCACATCCGCATCGTGGCCCAGATCATCAAGATCAAGGGGCTGGTGGTCGACTTCCTGCTCTAG
- the glyS gene encoding glycine--tRNA ligase subunit beta codes for MAKDLFLEIGCEEIPAGFVPKAMADMEALMKRELETARIEFAEITTLGTPRRLVLAVKGIAERQPDAELTAMGPAKSAAYDADGNPTKAAQGFARGQGVDVADLKVVMTPKGEYLAAVKSEVGRDTAELLPEMLPRLIGNIPFKKSMRWADFDVRFARPIHWIVALYGGTVVPFAFGNIESGSASRGHRFMANTTFPVRDLAHYLEECERHFVIPDPEKRKAIIRQEIDRVARQAKGNVLPDEALLEQVSFLVEYPSAVHGTFSPDFLVVPREVLITSMREHQRYFSLVDDQGKLLPGFITINNTLTEDPQVVVKGNERVLRARLSDARFFFDEDHKVKLESRVESLKSVVYQAKLGTSYEKMERFRELAKGLAQRHNPAVADKAARAATLCKADLVSGMVGEFPEVQGIMGREYALHDGEDAAVANAIAEHYMPTQAGGELPASDIGAFVSLADKTDTICGCFSVGLIPTGSADPYALRRSALGIINIILDKKYHEPLSGLIKASLDLLAGKATRPVEQVYQDVLDFFRGRFVNLMADRYPSDVVDAVVSVSFDDLVEAAAKIQALAEFRKRDDFAALAGAFKRVGNIVKEGVDTPVAASLFQEPAEGALYEAQQQVKQKVDAALAGADYLAALTEIATLKPAVDQFFDKVMVMAEDEKVRQNRLALLTSIARLFGSLADFARLSA; via the coding sequence ATGGCTAAGGATCTTTTCCTTGAGATAGGTTGCGAGGAGATTCCGGCCGGCTTCGTCCCCAAGGCGATGGCCGACATGGAAGCCCTCATGAAGCGTGAGCTGGAGACGGCCCGCATCGAGTTCGCCGAGATCACCACCCTGGGTACCCCGCGCCGCCTGGTGCTGGCGGTGAAGGGTATCGCCGAGCGCCAGCCCGACGCGGAACTGACCGCCATGGGGCCGGCCAAAAGCGCCGCCTACGATGCCGACGGCAACCCGACCAAGGCCGCCCAGGGCTTCGCCCGCGGCCAGGGCGTGGACGTCGCCGACCTGAAGGTCGTGATGACCCCCAAGGGCGAGTACCTCGCCGCGGTGAAGAGCGAGGTCGGCCGCGACACCGCCGAACTCCTCCCCGAGATGCTGCCGCGCCTGATCGGCAACATCCCCTTCAAGAAGTCCATGCGCTGGGCCGACTTCGACGTCCGCTTCGCCCGCCCCATCCACTGGATCGTGGCGCTCTACGGCGGCACCGTGGTTCCCTTCGCCTTCGGTAACATCGAAAGCGGCTCCGCCTCGCGCGGCCACCGCTTCATGGCCAACACCACCTTCCCGGTGCGCGACCTGGCCCACTACCTGGAGGAGTGCGAGCGCCACTTCGTGATCCCGGATCCCGAGAAGAGAAAGGCCATCATCCGCCAGGAGATCGACCGGGTGGCCCGCCAGGCCAAGGGGAACGTGCTCCCCGACGAGGCGCTCCTCGAGCAGGTCTCCTTCCTGGTGGAGTACCCCTCCGCGGTGCACGGCACCTTCTCCCCGGACTTCCTGGTGGTACCGCGCGAGGTGCTCATCACCTCCATGCGTGAGCACCAGCGCTACTTCTCGCTGGTCGACGACCAGGGCAAACTGCTCCCGGGTTTCATCACCATCAACAACACCCTGACCGAGGACCCGCAGGTGGTGGTGAAGGGGAACGAGCGCGTGCTCCGTGCCCGCCTCTCCGACGCCCGCTTCTTCTTCGACGAGGACCACAAGGTGAAGCTCGAGTCCCGCGTCGAGAGCCTGAAGAGTGTGGTCTACCAGGCGAAGCTCGGTACCTCCTACGAGAAGATGGAGCGCTTCCGCGAACTGGCCAAGGGACTGGCACAGCGCCACAACCCGGCAGTCGCCGACAAGGCCGCCCGTGCCGCCACGCTGTGCAAGGCGGACCTCGTCTCCGGCATGGTGGGCGAGTTCCCCGAGGTCCAGGGGATCATGGGGCGCGAGTACGCCCTGCATGACGGCGAGGACGCGGCGGTCGCCAACGCCATCGCCGAGCACTACATGCCGACCCAGGCCGGTGGCGAACTCCCTGCTTCCGACATAGGCGCCTTCGTGTCGCTGGCGGACAAGACCGACACCATCTGCGGCTGCTTCAGCGTGGGGCTCATCCCCACCGGCTCCGCCGACCCCTACGCCCTGCGCCGCTCGGCCCTGGGCATCATCAACATCATCCTCGACAAGAAGTACCACGAGCCGCTCTCCGGGCTGATCAAGGCGTCCCTGGACCTCTTGGCCGGCAAGGCGACCCGCCCCGTGGAGCAGGTCTATCAGGACGTGCTCGACTTCTTCCGCGGCCGTTTCGTGAACCTGATGGCGGACCGCTACCCGTCCGACGTTGTGGACGCCGTGGTCTCCGTTTCCTTCGACGACCTGGTCGAGGCGGCCGCCAAGATCCAGGCGCTCGCGGAGTTCAGGAAGCGTGACGACTTCGCAGCACTTGCCGGCGCTTTCAAGCGCGTCGGCAACATCGTCAAGGAAGGGGTGGACACGCCGGTAGCGGCAAGCCTGTTCCAGGAGCCGGCCGAAGGGGCACTCTACGAGGCGCAACAGCAGGTGAAGCAGAAGGTTGACGCGGCCCTTGCCGGCGCCGACTACCTTGCCGCCCTCACCGAGATCGCGACGCTCAAGCCTGCCGTCGACCAGTTCTTCGACAAGGTCATGGTCATGGCGGAAGATGAGAAGGTGCGCCAGAACCGCCTGGCGCTTTTGACCTCGATCGCGCGCCTCTTCGGAAGCCTCGCCGACTTCGCGAGGTTGTCAGCATGA
- a CDS encoding hemerythrin domain-containing protein, with protein MASRIGGQMVTVSVNEQDWPQRQDLECGHDSRYVKVVAVLDRLLTDTDHGQMQKVGKGLQHLLANTLDLAESENRAMREIGYPEWVEHEQDHHLLCTTIASLCWRWSRSRHSLDALRELRDLVLRHLSTHDHSFEQYLRGNGTASGRRLRGAMASCVVISAPA; from the coding sequence ATGGCGTCGCGCATCGGTGGGCAAATGGTGACGGTAAGCGTGAACGAACAGGATTGGCCGCAGCGCCAGGATCTGGAGTGCGGACACGACAGCAGGTACGTGAAGGTCGTGGCCGTGCTGGACCGTCTGCTCACCGACACCGACCATGGCCAGATGCAAAAAGTCGGAAAGGGGCTCCAGCATCTTCTTGCCAACACCCTTGACCTAGCCGAGTCGGAAAACAGGGCTATGCGCGAGATCGGATACCCTGAGTGGGTGGAGCACGAACAGGATCATCATCTGCTTTGCACGACCATCGCCAGCCTTTGCTGGCGATGGTCCCGTTCTCGCCACAGCCTGGATGCCCTGCGCGAGTTGCGTGATCTTGTGCTCCGTCACCTCAGCACCCATGACCACTCGTTTGAGCAGTACCTGCGCGGCAACGGCACTGCCAGTGGCCGTCGGCTACGCGGTGCCATGGCATCCTGCGTGGTTATCTCGGCACCGGCGTGA
- the ppdK gene encoding pyruvate, phosphate dikinase: MGTQYVYFFGAGKADGNAKMKELLGGKGANLAEMTAIGLPVPAGFTITTEVCTEYYKNNQQYPAALAAEVEANLARVEGLMGKKFGDAKNPLLVSVRSGARASMPGMMDTILNLGLNDTTVEGIIAQSGDERFAYDAYRRFVQMYSDVVMGMHKDELEHLLERKKEARGVHLDTDLKASDWKELVGEFKAKIKATLGVDFPEDPKEQLWGAIGAVFGSWMNQRAITYRKLNNIPAEWGTAVNVQSMVFGNMGDDCATGVAFTRDPSTGENYFYGEYLVNAQGEDVVAGIRTPQPINRAKYKPGDLPSMEEVLPECYQQLVQIREILERHYKDMQDIEFTIEKGILYMLQCRSGKRTAKAALKIAVDMVAEKLIDEKTAVLRVAPNQLDQLLHPSLDPKAPKTVIAKGLPASPGAASGEVVFTADEAESAAKLGHKVILVRVETSPEDIHGMHAAQGILTARGGMTSHAAVVARGMGKCCVAGCGDIKVDYHGGQFVAKDGTVIKKGDVITLDGSTGEVMKGAVPMVAAGVGGDFATVMGWVDKFRRMKVRANADTPHDAKTARDFGAEGIGLCRTEHMFFEADRIAAVREMILSADLEGRKKALAKILPMQKGDFKGLFREMKGLPVTIRLLDPPLHEFLPQEDKDIEALSATMGVSVQTLKHKVEFLHEFNPMLGHRGCRLGVTFPEIYDMQVQAIMEAACELVKDEGFQIVPEIMIPLVAVTKELAIMRANAVAVCEETQKRYGVKVDYLIGTMIELPRAAITADSIATEADFFSFGTNDLTQTTFGLSRDDAGKFLPFYVENGILEDDPFVTLDQNGVGALVRMGCEKGRATRPNIKLGICGEHGGDPASVIFCDSVGLDYVSCSPFRVPIARLAAAHATLNAQAAAQAKGAAAGKQSDALQQPVASA, encoded by the coding sequence ATGGGAACGCAGTACGTCTACTTTTTTGGCGCGGGCAAGGCTGACGGCAACGCCAAGATGAAGGAACTTCTGGGTGGTAAGGGGGCCAACCTCGCCGAAATGACCGCCATCGGTCTTCCGGTTCCGGCCGGCTTCACCATCACCACGGAAGTCTGCACGGAGTACTACAAGAACAACCAGCAGTACCCCGCCGCGCTGGCCGCCGAGGTTGAGGCGAACCTGGCCCGCGTCGAGGGGCTCATGGGCAAGAAGTTCGGCGACGCCAAAAACCCCCTCCTGGTCTCGGTCCGCTCCGGCGCCCGCGCCTCCATGCCGGGCATGATGGACACCATCCTCAACCTGGGCCTGAACGACACCACGGTGGAGGGTATCATCGCCCAGTCCGGCGACGAGCGCTTCGCCTACGACGCCTACCGCCGCTTCGTGCAGATGTACTCCGACGTGGTCATGGGGATGCACAAGGACGAGCTGGAGCACCTCCTGGAGCGTAAGAAAGAGGCCCGCGGCGTGCACCTCGACACCGACCTCAAGGCGTCCGACTGGAAGGAGCTCGTCGGCGAGTTCAAGGCGAAGATCAAGGCCACCTTGGGCGTCGACTTCCCCGAGGACCCGAAAGAGCAGCTTTGGGGCGCCATCGGCGCTGTGTTCGGCTCCTGGATGAACCAGCGCGCCATCACCTACAGAAAACTCAACAACATCCCGGCCGAGTGGGGCACCGCGGTCAACGTGCAGTCCATGGTGTTCGGCAACATGGGTGACGACTGCGCCACCGGCGTCGCCTTCACCCGCGACCCCTCCACCGGCGAGAACTACTTCTACGGCGAGTACCTGGTCAATGCCCAGGGCGAGGACGTCGTGGCCGGCATCCGCACCCCGCAGCCGATCAACCGCGCCAAGTACAAGCCGGGCGACCTCCCATCCATGGAGGAGGTGCTCCCCGAGTGCTACCAGCAACTGGTGCAGATCCGCGAGATCCTGGAGCGCCACTACAAGGATATGCAGGACATCGAGTTCACCATCGAGAAGGGCATCCTCTACATGCTGCAGTGCAGAAGCGGCAAGAGGACCGCAAAGGCGGCCCTGAAGATCGCCGTGGACATGGTGGCGGAGAAGCTGATCGACGAGAAGACCGCCGTGCTGCGCGTGGCGCCGAACCAGCTCGACCAGCTGCTGCACCCCTCCCTCGACCCCAAGGCACCCAAGACCGTGATCGCCAAGGGCCTCCCGGCCTCCCCGGGTGCCGCTTCCGGCGAAGTGGTCTTCACCGCTGACGAGGCGGAGAGCGCAGCGAAGCTCGGCCACAAGGTCATCCTGGTGCGCGTCGAAACTTCCCCTGAGGACATCCACGGCATGCACGCCGCCCAGGGCATCCTCACCGCCCGCGGCGGCATGACCTCGCACGCGGCGGTGGTTGCCCGTGGCATGGGCAAGTGCTGCGTGGCCGGCTGCGGCGACATCAAGGTCGACTACCACGGCGGCCAGTTCGTGGCCAAGGACGGCACCGTGATCAAGAAGGGTGACGTCATCACCCTGGACGGCTCCACCGGCGAAGTGATGAAGGGCGCCGTCCCCATGGTCGCGGCCGGCGTGGGCGGCGACTTCGCCACCGTCATGGGCTGGGTGGACAAGTTCCGCAGGATGAAGGTGCGCGCCAACGCCGACACCCCGCACGACGCCAAGACCGCCCGCGACTTCGGCGCCGAGGGTATCGGCCTGTGCCGTACCGAGCACATGTTCTTCGAGGCGGACCGCATCGCTGCGGTACGCGAGATGATCCTTTCCGCCGACCTCGAGGGTAGGAAGAAGGCGCTCGCCAAGATCCTCCCCATGCAGAAGGGCGACTTCAAGGGGCTCTTCCGCGAGATGAAGGGGCTGCCGGTCACCATTCGCCTCCTCGACCCGCCGCTGCACGAGTTCCTCCCCCAGGAGGACAAGGACATCGAGGCCCTCTCCGCCACCATGGGTGTCTCGGTGCAGACCCTGAAGCACAAGGTGGAATTCCTGCACGAGTTCAACCCGATGCTCGGCCACCGCGGCTGCCGTCTCGGCGTTACCTTCCCCGAGATCTACGACATGCAGGTCCAGGCCATCATGGAGGCCGCCTGCGAGCTGGTCAAGGATGAAGGGTTCCAGATCGTCCCCGAGATCATGATCCCGCTGGTCGCGGTCACCAAGGAGCTCGCCATCATGCGCGCCAACGCGGTCGCCGTGTGCGAGGAAACCCAGAAGCGCTATGGCGTCAAGGTCGACTACCTGATCGGCACCATGATCGAGCTGCCGCGCGCCGCCATCACCGCGGACAGCATCGCCACCGAGGCCGATTTCTTCTCCTTCGGCACCAACGACCTGACCCAGACCACCTTCGGCCTGTCCCGCGACGACGCCGGCAAGTTCCTCCCCTTCTACGTGGAGAACGGCATCCTCGAGGACGACCCGTTCGTCACCCTGGACCAAAACGGCGTCGGCGCCCTGGTAAGGATGGGGTGCGAGAAGGGGCGCGCAACCCGCCCCAACATCAAGCTCGGCATCTGCGGCGAGCACGGCGGCGACCCGGCCTCGGTCATCTTCTGCGACTCGGTCGGGCTCGACTACGTTTCCTGCTCCCCATTCCGGGTGCCCATCGCGCGCCTGGCTGCCGCACACGCCACGCTCAACGCGCAGGCGGCCGCACAGGCCAAGGGTGCCGCGGCGGGAAAGCAAAGTGACGCCTTGCAGCAGCCCGTGGCCAGCGCTTAG
- a CDS encoding cold-shock protein, which produces MANGVVKWFNDAKGFGFIEQENGADVFVHFSAIQGDGFKSLAEGDSVSFDVVQGAKGPQAANVVKN; this is translated from the coding sequence ATGGCAAACGGTGTGGTGAAATGGTTCAACGACGCTAAGGGGTTTGGCTTCATCGAGCAGGAGAACGGCGCGGACGTCTTCGTGCACTTCTCCGCCATCCAGGGGGACGGCTTCAAGTCCCTGGCCGAGGGAGACTCGGTAAGCTTTGACGTGGTCCAGGGTGCCAAGGGCCCGCAGGCCGCCAACGTGGTCAAGAACTAA
- the glyQ gene encoding glycine--tRNA ligase subunit alpha: MTFQDLILSLQGYWAGQGCVIQQPYDTEKGAGTFNPATFLRVLGPEPWKVAYVEPSRRPTDGRYGENPNRLQHYYQFQVIMKPSPMNILDLYLDSLRAFGIDPNKHDIRFVEDDWESPTLGAWGLGWEVWLDGMEITQFTYFQQAGGIDLKPISSEITYGCERIAMYLQGVDNVYDLEWVKGVKYGDIHHESEVEFSTYNFEEADVDMLLSLFKMYEKECVRLVEKGLVLPAYDYVMKCSHTFNLLDARGAISVTERASYIGKVRNVARLCAEGYLQMRERLGFPLLKGGR; the protein is encoded by the coding sequence TTGACATTTCAGGATCTGATCCTCTCCCTGCAGGGGTATTGGGCGGGACAGGGGTGCGTAATCCAGCAACCCTATGATACGGAAAAAGGGGCGGGTACCTTCAACCCGGCCACCTTCCTGCGCGTGCTCGGGCCCGAGCCGTGGAAAGTGGCCTACGTAGAGCCCTCGCGGCGTCCCACCGACGGGCGCTACGGCGAGAACCCGAACCGCCTGCAGCACTACTACCAGTTCCAGGTGATCATGAAGCCCTCGCCCATGAACATCCTGGACCTCTACCTCGACTCCCTGCGCGCTTTCGGCATCGACCCGAACAAGCACGACATCCGCTTCGTCGAGGACGACTGGGAATCCCCGACTCTGGGCGCCTGGGGCCTTGGCTGGGAAGTCTGGCTGGACGGCATGGAGATCACCCAGTTTACCTACTTTCAGCAGGCGGGCGGCATCGACCTGAAACCGATCTCCTCCGAGATCACCTACGGCTGCGAGCGGATCGCCATGTACCTGCAGGGCGTGGACAACGTCTACGACCTGGAGTGGGTCAAGGGGGTCAAGTACGGCGACATCCACCACGAGAGCGAGGTCGAGTTCTCCACCTACAACTTCGAGGAGGCTGACGTCGACATGCTGCTCTCCCTCTTCAAGATGTACGAGAAGGAGTGTGTCCGCCTGGTCGAGAAGGGGCTGGTGCTTCCGGCCTACGACTACGTCATGAAATGCTCCCATACCTTCAACCTCCTGGACGCCCGCGGCGCCATCTCGGTCACCGAGCGCGCCTCCTACATCGGCAAGGTGAGGAACGTGGCACGCCTGTGCGCGGAAGGATACCTGCAGATGCGCGAGCGGCTCGGCTTCCCGCTCCTGAAAGGAGGTCGCTAA
- a CDS encoding substrate-binding domain-containing protein has protein sequence MASFVKAAFVVMAVLATLASPPSSSAAETIRINGTGAGLVVVKPLAAAFQKENRGIVIEMEKSLGSSAAIKALSRNALDLAISGRPLKPAEIAEGLVQQQWGQAPFAVLANRHVRASGVNLHELAAMYAGSNAKWPGGETVRVVLRPNEDVDTKLTRAMSLEMDRGVSAAQARKDMLVGITDNEGFELVKKTEGAVAVMSLSLALFEPNSVNVLKLDGVQPSVATLASGKYRFVKEMQLVTRKDAPAAVAKFIKFLESKKGRALSAKYGLLVTGAK, from the coding sequence ATGGCATCTTTCGTCAAGGCAGCATTTGTCGTCATGGCCGTCCTTGCCACGCTTGCTTCCCCCCCGAGTTCTTCCGCAGCGGAAACGATCAGGATCAACGGCACCGGGGCAGGCCTTGTGGTTGTTAAACCGCTGGCGGCAGCGTTTCAGAAGGAGAACCGCGGCATCGTCATCGAAATGGAGAAGAGCCTCGGGAGTTCCGCAGCGATCAAGGCGTTATCCCGCAACGCGCTGGATCTCGCCATCTCCGGCCGGCCGCTGAAGCCTGCAGAAATCGCCGAGGGGCTGGTCCAGCAGCAGTGGGGACAGGCTCCTTTTGCAGTGCTCGCCAATCGCCACGTTCGGGCAAGCGGTGTGAACCTCCACGAACTGGCGGCGATGTATGCCGGTAGCAACGCCAAGTGGCCCGGCGGAGAGACGGTCCGGGTGGTGCTGCGCCCCAACGAGGACGTCGACACCAAGCTGACCCGCGCCATGTCGCTGGAGATGGACCGGGGAGTCAGCGCCGCGCAGGCCCGGAAGGACATGCTGGTCGGCATCACGGATAACGAGGGGTTCGAACTCGTCAAAAAGACGGAAGGGGCTGTGGCTGTCATGTCGCTGTCGCTGGCACTGTTCGAGCCCAACTCAGTCAACGTCCTGAAGTTGGACGGCGTGCAGCCCAGCGTCGCAACCCTCGCTTCGGGCAAATACCGTTTCGTCAAGGAGATGCAGTTGGTGACCCGGAAGGACGCCCCTGCAGCGGTTGCCAAGTTCATCAAGTTTTTGGAGTCCAAGAAAGGACGGGCACTTTCCGCTAAATACGGTCTGCTCGTCACCGGGGCGAAATGA